A region of Methanomicrobium sp. W14 DNA encodes the following proteins:
- a CDS encoding 2,5-diamino-6-(ribosylamino)-4(3H)-pyrimidinone 5'-phosphate reductase, protein MRPFVFVNLAMSADGKLSTVERRQVKISGNDDFSRVDVIKSDADAIMVGVGTILADNPSLTVKSQSHKDRRIARGRDENPLRIVIDSNARTPVDAEILHKGEGPRVIAVSENALGENLKSLNEFADIFVGGENRVDIACLMEALYENGVRSVMVEGGGTLIWSLFREGLVDEIYTCIGNVIIGGEKSPTPVDGDGYLKEEEFPKLSLIDMDKIDDGVLLRWKVISKEI, encoded by the coding sequence ATGCGCCCTTTTGTTTTTGTGAATTTAGCAATGAGTGCAGACGGGAAACTCTCTACTGTAGAAAGAAGGCAGGTAAAAATATCAGGAAATGATGACTTTTCCCGTGTTGATGTCATTAAATCGGATGCAGACGCCATTATGGTCGGGGTCGGGACAATTCTTGCGGACAATCCTTCTCTTACTGTGAAATCGCAGTCCCATAAAGACAGGAGAATCGCCAGAGGGCGTGATGAGAACCCGCTGAGAATTGTTATTGACAGCAACGCGAGGACTCCGGTTGATGCTGAAATCCTTCACAAGGGGGAAGGACCAAGGGTCATAGCAGTATCTGAAAATGCCTTGGGAGAGAATCTTAAGTCATTAAATGAATTTGCGGATATATTTGTCGGAGGAGAAAATAGAGTTGACATTGCATGTCTTATGGAGGCTCTGTATGAAAACGGTGTCAGGTCAGTTATGGTCGAAGGTGGCGGCACTCTCATATGGTCACTTTTTAGGGAAGGTCTTGTTGATGAGATCTACACATGTATAGGAAATGTAATAATCGGAGGCGAAAAGTCTCCCACTCCGGTTGACGGGGACGGATATTTAAAGGAAGAAGAGTTTCCAAAGCTCTCTCTCATAGACATGGACAAAATTGACGACGGTGTCCTGCTGAGATGGAAAGTAATCTCAAAAGAGATTTAA
- a CDS encoding DHH family phosphoesterase — protein sequence MCSNRSNKKDKNNFFKAINERKSKIVHLTHNDLDAAGCDAIHRIKYGKTFTIWSSVGKFLTNLSAVSKVSGKGDTLSISDLGYQKGAAEIIKSAKKNGWVIEWRDHHRWSDEEISEISKISDYLCVDTGTCATGVVARDLMPEDKWSKDIAHVVCDYDLWRHNDPNSKILGEVCTKRKYLDMVRDCLEKGSVTNEKILEIYESISKEKNDSIRKSLKHTRILEGRYKIAFAPLYGYPSETAHAIREKLHTDIEVIVSENGKFSIRSVPPVSHLIAKSFNGGGHPPAAGGSFKFTLADKVSFLVLKKNRYYQMLFNVAEKTSEE from the coding sequence ATGTGCAGCAACAGAAGTAACAAAAAGGACAAAAACAATTTTTTTAAAGCGATAAACGAGAGAAAATCAAAGATTGTCCATCTGACACATAATGACCTCGATGCAGCCGGGTGCGATGCCATACACAGGATAAAATACGGTAAAACATTTACGATATGGTCCTCTGTCGGAAAATTTCTGACAAATCTGTCAGCCGTAAGCAAGGTCTCAGGAAAAGGAGATACCCTCAGTATATCCGATCTCGGGTACCAGAAAGGAGCGGCTGAAATAATAAAAAGCGCAAAGAAAAACGGTTGGGTTATAGAGTGGCGCGACCACCACAGGTGGAGTGACGAAGAAATATCTGAAATAAGTAAAATTTCAGATTACCTGTGCGTTGACACCGGGACATGTGCAACAGGGGTTGTTGCGCGTGATCTTATGCCGGAGGACAAATGGTCAAAAGATATCGCCCATGTAGTCTGCGACTACGACCTGTGGAGACACAACGACCCCAACTCGAAAATACTCGGGGAGGTCTGCACAAAAAGGAAATACCTCGACATGGTAAGGGACTGCCTTGAAAAAGGTAGTGTCACAAACGAAAAGATCCTGGAAATATATGAAAGTATATCGAAAGAAAAGAACGATTCAATAAGAAAAAGCCTTAAGCATACCAGAATTCTTGAGGGCAGATATAAAATCGCTTTTGCACCACTTTACGGATACCCCAGTGAAACAGCTCATGCAATAAGGGAAAAGCTTCACACCGATATAGAAGTAATAGTCTCCGAAAACGGTAAGTTTTCAATAAGGTCCGTTCCCCCGGTAAGCCACCTTATAGCAAAAAGCTTCAACGGCGGCGGACACCCCCCGGCAGCAGGTGGCAGTTTTAAGTTCACGCTTGCTGACAAAGTATCATTTCTGGTGCTGAAAAAGAACAGATATTACCAGATGCTTTTTAATGTGGCAGAAAAGACAAGCGAAGAATAA